A single region of the Triticum dicoccoides isolate Atlit2015 ecotype Zavitan chromosome 2B, WEW_v2.0, whole genome shotgun sequence genome encodes:
- the LOC119365681 gene encoding uncharacterized protein LOC119365681 yields the protein MAAAVAAVTSPDLFSFHASIAPLPAPPVGAEDDDGDFEFRIPAAVAALSAADELFSDGKLVPLLPLLNPASACSAPPCPEEEPPSEPVSPRAPRCAGRRWRDLLLLVTKKPKAGETKGRTEASLGRREAHSRPLLSRDSSSSSSASSCDSGRNARRPPPPSRPPLRTRSAPVASLLHLMSKKNAGDCRNGAAAAAAPKHRQQQQACAHPLLTRASSSSSASSSDSGRNSRPPWHPRGPARPWRPAIAAESPRVSASGRVVFRGLERCSSTPAAGGIGGLRRPRPRGMERSYSTNVRVDPVINVFGFGHLFFPASPSKEKKADAAGGGRRSRPEKLAMMLRDPQD from the coding sequence atggccgccgccgtcgccgcagtcACCTCGCCGGATCTCTTCTCGTTCCACGCGTCTATCGCGCCCTTGCCGGCACCTCCGGTGGGCGCTGAAGACGACGACGGCGACTTCGAGTTCCGCATCCCGGCGGCGGTGGCCGCGCTCTCCGCCGCTGATGAGCTCTTCTCGGACGGAAAGCTCGTGCCTCTCCTCCCGCTTCTGAATCCCGCCTCAGCCTGCTCGGCTCCGCCGTGCCCGGAGGAGGAGCCTCCCTCGGAGCCCGTCTCTCCCCGCGCGCCGCGGTGCGCTGGGCGGCGGTGGCGTGATCTCCTCCTCCTCGTGACAAAGAAGCCCAAAGCCGGCGAGACCAAGGGTCGCACGGAAGCGTCTCTGGGGCGTCGGGAGGCGCATTCGCGGCCGCTCCTCTCGCGcgactcctcctcgtcctcgtcggcCTCCTCGTGCGACTCCGGCAGGAacgcgcgccgcccgccgccgccgtcgcgcccaCCCCTGCGTACCCGCTCCGCGCCGGTGGCGAGCCTCCTCCACCTCATGTCCAAGAAGAACGCCGGCGACTGCAGGAACGGCGCCGCCGCGGCCGCTGCCCCGAAGCACCGGCAGCAGCAGCAGGCGTGCGCGCACCCGCTACTGACCCGggcctcctcgtcgtcctcggcctcctcctcagactccggcAGGAACTCCCGCCCGCCCTGGCATCCGCGCGGCCCAGCGCGGCCGTGGCGCCCCGCGATAGCCGCCGAGAGCCCGCGTGTCAGCGCGTCCGGGCGCGTGGTGTTCCGGGGCCTGGAGCGGTGCTCTAGCACGCCCGCGGCGGGGGGGATCGGCGGCCTGCGGCGGCCGCGGCCGAGGGGCATGGAGCGGTCGTACTCGACCAATGTGCGCGTGGATCCGGTGATCAACGTGTTCGGGTTCGGACACCTGTTCTTCCCAGCttcgccgtccaaggagaagaaggccgacgccgcgggcggcggccggaggagcAGGCCGGAGAAGCTGGCGATGATGCTGAGAGATCCGCAGGATTAG